DNA from Thermococcus sp. CX2:
GCCGACGATGAGGACGGGCTTCTCGTAGTTTGCCTTATCAACTATCTCATAGAGAGCATAGCGTATCCTCGGGTGTATCTCGGCTTCGTAAGTTGAGGCTCCTATTATTATCGCCTCACTGTCGGGAATCTCCCCGAGGATGTCGCTAACTGCCGGCGCCTCTTTGTCCGTGAACTTGTAGACTACCGGGTTGAAGCCGTGCTTCCTGAGCTCGTCCAAAACAATCTCCATCCTCCTCTCGACAAAGCCGTACATCGAGTCGTAGATGACGAGAACCTTGCCCTTCTTTACCTTCCCAGCACCGACAGCCTCGTAGTACTCAAAGATCCTGGCCGGATTCTTGCGCCAGATGAGCCCGTGGCCCGGGAGTATCATCTTTGCTTCTTCAATTATGCCGAGGTCTTTGAGCTTCTTTATATTCTGGACTATGTACTTGTGGTAGTGGCCTATGACCGTGACGATGTATTTCCTCACGTGGGGGAGGTACTCCTGAACGACCTTTTCGTCGCTGTCGTCAATGACTGGGGGAATGGAGTAGCCTCCGCCGGCGTCGCAGCTGAAGATGAGCTTATCCTCAACGACGTAGGTTATCATTGTGTCCGGCCAGTGCAGCCACGGGACGGTTATGAAGCGGAAGGTTTTTCCGCCGATGTTAATCTCCTCGCCGTCCTTGATTGCGTAGAAGTTCTCGACGACCTTTTCTCCGTAGAATCCCTCAAGGAAGCGCTTCGCAAAGCTCGTGCCTATGAGCTGGGCCCTGTATCCGTTGGCCTCAAGAACTGCCGGAAGGGCCCCGCTGTGGTCCGGCTCGGTGTGATGGATGATGATGTGTGTTATCTCTTTGGGGTCAACGATGCTCTTGAGGGCCTCCATGAATTCCTCTGTGTACTCTTTCTTGGTTATGTCAAAGAGAACAACGGCATCTTTGAGCTTCATGAGGTAAGCGTTGTAGGTTATGCCCTCCGGGATGTCCCAGGTGGCCTCGAAGTACTTGATCCTGTCGTCATCAATCCTTATGAGGTAAAGCTCGGGATCATCCAGTATTTTTTCAGTCCAGGCCTTTGGCATTGCCATCACCACCTTTGAGTTCTCTTTCCATGGTTATTAATTCATCCCTTCAGGACTGCTAGTATCTCGTTTAAGTCCGGAAGCTCTCCGAGAGGATAGACCTTCACAAAAGCCACCCTGCCGTTTTCGTCTATTATCACGTTCGCCCTTTCCGAGATGCCATCCTTCTCCCTGAAGAGGCCGTACTTCCGGGCAACTTCCCCATGGGGCCAGAAGTCCGCCAGGATTCTGAGCTTTTTAAGGCTCATGTGCTCTGCCCATGCCTTCTTTGTGGGGACTGAATCAACGCTTATTCCCACAGGAACAACGTTGAGCTCCTCAAGCTCATCGTAATGCTCCTCTAGGGCCTTCATTTGCCTTTCACAGATGTTCGTCCATGCTAAGGGGTGGAAAGAGAGCAGAACTCTCCTCCCCCTGAAGTCGCTCAGCCTGAACTCCTCCCCATTCTGGTCTTTCAAAACAAAATCCGGTGCAACATCACCAACTTTTACCATTTCAGAGCCTCCTTTTAATATCTAGAATCTTTCTTATCTCCTCAACCTTCGGCTCCCTCTTCCACAGCGGCGTTTTGTCCCTCTTGTAGGCAGGAACGAGCTCTTCAAACGTGGGCTTTTCGTTGATGTAGAACACGCCGAGCGGGAGCGGATCGGTTTCAATCGCGCGCTTAAAGGCCGCTTCTCTGTCGTAGGGGTCATGGTCGTCCATCCAGTAGGTGTGCTCCCTGTACCAGGCGTAGGTGTTCACCTTGTTGAAGCTGACGCAGGGGTGGAAGATATCGACTATGGCCAAACCTTTGTGCTCTATCGCCTTCTTTATTATCTCGACGCTCTCCCTGAAATACCCCATGAAGGTTCTCGCAACGAAGGAAGCATCGAGGGCTATGGCAAGGGCAATGACGTTGAACGGCTCTTCGAAGACACCCCACGGCTGAGTGGGCGTCTTCATTCCCTTCATCGTTGTGGGAGAAGCCTGGCCCTTCGTGAGGCCGTATATCTGGTTGTCGTGAATAAGAACGGTTATGTCTGGGTTCCTTCTTATCGCGTGAAGGAGATGGTTGCCGCCTTCGGCGTACATGTCGCCGTCTCCACCCTCTGCTATGACGGTCAGCTCTGGATTCGCCACCTTCACTCCAGTTGCTATTGGAATGGCCCTACCGTGGAGCGTGTGGTAGCCGTTGACTTTTATGTAGTGGGGCATCTTTGCGGCCTGACCGATACCGCTGATTATTGCCACCTCGTTGGGGTTAAGGCCGAGCTCCGCCAGGGCCGTTGTGAGTATGTTCCTGATTCCGAAGTTGCCGCACCCTGGGCACCAGGCTATGTCCTGGCTCCCTGGCCTCTTCGGTTCGAAGCGGCTCTTGTCGACCTTCTCAACGTTGGGGTTCATTCTACCACCACCTTGAGGGCATCGAGGACTTCTTCAACCGAGAAGGGCCTCCCATCGTACTTGAGAACCCTGTGATGAACCTCAACGCCAAGCTCCTTCCTTAGAAGCTCCGCGAACTGGCCCGTAACGTTGAGCTCGACGGCTATGATGGTCTTACCTTCGAAAAACTTCTTTGCCTCCAGGTTGAGCGGGTAGAGCCAGCTGAAGTGGAGCAGCGCTACATCGTCCCTACCGAGCTTCTCTATGGCCTCCTCAACAATGTGGAGCGTCGAGCCCCAGGCGACGATGATGTACTTGGCATCCTCCCCTCCGAGGAGTCTTGGCAGCGGTGCGTTCTTCCTGATGGTTTCGAGTTTTCTGATTGCCCTCTTCTCCTGCATTCTGACTGTGAGTTCTTCATCCTCTGTTATGTCGCCCCATTCGTCATGCTCGTTTCCGTTGGCTACAACAACATCCTCACCGTAACCTGGGATTGCCCTCGGCGATATTCCGTCCTCGGTGAGTTCATACCTCCTATAGCCGGGCTTTGCTTCGACTATGTGTTTTTCGACCTTGACCTTATCCAGCTCGAACTCGGGGAGGTTGTAGTAGGTATCCACAAGGTACTGGTCGGTGAGTATTATTACGGGTACCTGGTACCTGTCTGCCAGGTTGAATGCCTCAGTGCTCAGGTAGAATGCCTCCTCTATGTTGCCCGGGGCGAGGATAATCCTCGGGAAGTCCCCGTGGCCGGCGTGGAGAACGAGATTTAAGTCGCCCTGCATGGTTCTTGTGGGCAGGCCGGTTGCAGGTCCAGGCCTCTGGGCGAGGTGTATGACTATCGGGTTCTCGGCCATTCCAGCCAGGCTGAGCGCCTCGGTCATCAGGGCAAAGCCGCCGCCGGAGGTGGTTACCATAGCCCTCGCTCCGGCGTACCAGGCTCCTAAGGCCATGTTGATTGCGGAAATCTCGTCCTCGACCTGCTCCACCACTATCCCGAAGTCCTCCGCATGCTGTGCCGCGAAAACTGCCACTCCCGTTGAGGGGCTCATCGGATAGAAGCTGAGGAAGTTCATACCCCCGGCGAGGGCACCAAGAGCCACAGCCTCGGCTCCGCTGAGGAGTATCTCGTCCCCGACCTTTTCGTCCCTTTGGACTTCTACCTTTACGGCGCCCTCCTCGAGGAGCTTGAGGCCGAGCTCGTAGCCCTTCTTTGCCGCCTCGATGTTCTTCTGAACAACGTTCTCGCCCTTGCTCCCGAAGCGCTCCTTCAGGTATTCCTCAACCGCCGAGAATTCGCCGCGGAAGATGCCAACGACAATGCCCGCCGCTACGGTGTTGAGGTAGAGCTGACTGCCAACATCGAGCGCCATCTTGGTGAGGGGAACCTCGATGAAGTGGACCTTCTCGAGAAACTCCTCCTCGACGTTCTCCTTCTCGCCGATGACGACTGTGCTCTCCGATATCCTGTCCTTGACCCACGGAAGAACACCGCGCTTGAAGGGAATCAGAATGTCTATCTTCTTCACGAAAGCCCGTACTCTCTTGGATG
Protein-coding regions in this window:
- a CDS encoding FprA family A-type flavoprotein; protein product: MPKAWTEKILDDPELYLIRIDDDRIKYFEATWDIPEGITYNAYLMKLKDAVVLFDITKKEYTEEFMEALKSIVDPKEITHIIIHHTEPDHSGALPAVLEANGYRAQLIGTSFAKRFLEGFYGEKVVENFYAIKDGEEINIGGKTFRFITVPWLHWPDTMITYVVEDKLIFSCDAGGGYSIPPVIDDSDEKVVQEYLPHVRKYIVTVIGHYHKYIVQNIKKLKDLGIIEEAKMILPGHGLIWRKNPARIFEYYEAVGAGKVKKGKVLVIYDSMYGFVERRMEIVLDELRKHGFNPVVYKFTDKEAPAVSDILGEIPDSEAIIIGASTYEAEIHPRIRYALYEIVDKANYEKPVLIVGAFGWGGVAGKKIETLITRSKFDHVDTVESRGWPTPEDEEKLREGVRKLVAWIS
- a CDS encoding peroxiredoxin, which codes for MVKVGDVAPDFVLKDQNGEEFRLSDFRGRRVLLSFHPLAWTNICERQMKALEEHYDELEELNVVPVGISVDSVPTKKAWAEHMSLKKLRILADFWPHGEVARKYGLFREKDGISERANVIIDENGRVAFVKVYPLGELPDLNEILAVLKG
- a CDS encoding thiamine pyrophosphate-dependent enzyme; this encodes MNPNVEKVDKSRFEPKRPGSQDIAWCPGCGNFGIRNILTTALAELGLNPNEVAIISGIGQAAKMPHYIKVNGYHTLHGRAIPIATGVKVANPELTVIAEGGDGDMYAEGGNHLLHAIRRNPDITVLIHDNQIYGLTKGQASPTTMKGMKTPTQPWGVFEEPFNVIALAIALDASFVARTFMGYFRESVEIIKKAIEHKGLAIVDIFHPCVSFNKVNTYAWYREHTYWMDDHDPYDREAAFKRAIETDPLPLGVFYINEKPTFEELVPAYKRDKTPLWKREPKVEEIRKILDIKRRL
- a CDS encoding 2-oxoacid:acceptor oxidoreductase subunit alpha gives rise to the protein MVEFREDLSVVLGGAAGQGIQTVEEILTRTLKFSGYNVYANKEYMSRVRGGINTTEIRVSSKRVRAFVKKIDILIPFKRGVLPWVKDRISESTVVIGEKENVEEEFLEKVHFIEVPLTKMALDVGSQLYLNTVAAGIVVGIFRGEFSAVEEYLKERFGSKGENVVQKNIEAAKKGYELGLKLLEEGAVKVEVQRDEKVGDEILLSGAEAVALGALAGGMNFLSFYPMSPSTGVAVFAAQHAEDFGIVVEQVEDEISAINMALGAWYAGARAMVTTSGGGFALMTEALSLAGMAENPIVIHLAQRPGPATGLPTRTMQGDLNLVLHAGHGDFPRIILAPGNIEEAFYLSTEAFNLADRYQVPVIILTDQYLVDTYYNLPEFELDKVKVEKHIVEAKPGYRRYELTEDGISPRAIPGYGEDVVVANGNEHDEWGDITEDEELTVRMQEKRAIRKLETIRKNAPLPRLLGGEDAKYIIVAWGSTLHIVEEAIEKLGRDDVALLHFSWLYPLNLEAKKFFEGKTIIAVELNVTGQFAELLRKELGVEVHHRVLKYDGRPFSVEEVLDALKVVVE